In Microplitis mediator isolate UGA2020A chromosome 2, iyMicMedi2.1, whole genome shotgun sequence, a single window of DNA contains:
- the LOC130663913 gene encoding cytochrome P450 CYP12A2-like isoform X1 — protein MASKIVIGRVSINSAKSYANIAACPAVEHTTTQNEELSWEQAKPYHQIPGPKSYPIVGNLFKFLPYIGEYGNMPLYEQMKSLNKQYGNIVKLSGVFGRRPSVFLYDPEQCEKMYRLEGVWPMRIAIETMCKYRERNSKVYKGKLGLVGSQGKAWHEFRKNVNQHMMQPRSIKPHVAQVDQVANDFITRIRKLRDVKSFKLPATFNNEMNKWALESICMIAMDHRLGSFEDGLTADSEPQQMIDAVHKMFELFYQLEILPSLWKIYDTPKLNELFKTLDTITRIASKHIDDAKLKFAKYPKSNTNERSVLESLLSIDEQTAYIMALDMLTAGIDTTGNATGLLLYHLSINPRVQEKLREETLNLLPNKTSPVTFDVLNNIPYLKACIKESLRLTPIAIGNLRTMHTDVVLGGYKIPKHTDVVACHSVLSMSPDHFSRPEEFLPERWLRNNDTDIKASKDAHPFAYMPFGFGPRTCIGRRFAELEMETLTLKMLQNFKMEWPNDPLKIKSRFINTMGSPLQLKLIDI, from the exons aTGGCATCGAAGATAGTTATTGGAAGGGTGAGTATCAATTCAGCGAAGAGCTATGCAAATATTGCAGCCTGTCCCGCCGTTGAGCACACAACCACTCAAAACGAAGAATTATCATGGGAACAAGCCAAACCCTATCACCAGATTCCAGGACCCAAATCTTATCCTATCGtcggaaatttatttaaatttttaccttaTATAG gtGAATATGGAAATATGCCGTTGTATGAACAAATGAAATCATTGAATAAACAGTACGGAAATATTGTAAAGCTTTCAGGAGTTTTTGGTAGAAGACCTTCAGTATTTTTGTATGACCCGGAACAATGTGAAAAAATGTATCGTTTGGAGGGGGTTTGGCCAATGAGAATAGCCATTGAAACAATGTGTAAATACCGAGAGAGAAactcaaaagtttataaaggAAAATTGGGACTTGTCGGCAG CCAAGGTAAAGCCTGGCacgaatttagaaaaaatgtgAATCAACATATGATGCAGCCGAGAAGCATCAAGCCCCACGTGGCACAAGTCGACCAAGTTGCCAACGACTTTATCACGAGAATACGAAAACTTCGAGatgtaaaaagttttaaactaCCGGCAACATTCAACAACGAAATGAATAAGTGGGCTCTCGAGT ctATATGTATGATTGCGATGGATCATCGTTTGGGAAGTTTTGAGGACGGGTTAACAGCCGACTCAGAACCACAGCAAATGATTGATGCGGTTCATAAAATGTTTGAGCTTTTCTACCAACTTGAAATTTTGCCCTCATTGTGGAAAATTTATGACACTCCGAAACTTAACGAGTTATTTAAAACACTGGATACTATTACGag AATCGCTTCGAAGCATATAGACGATGCTAAACTAAAGTTTGCCAAGTACCCGAAGAGCAATACAAACGAACGTAGTGTCCTAGAAAGTTTATTGAGTATCGACGAACAAACTGCTTATATTATGGCACTCGATATGCTAACTGCTGGAATTGACacg ACTGGAAACGCTACAGGTTTATTATTGTATCATCTTTCAATAAACCCTCGAGTGCAGGAAAAACTACGAGAGGAAACATTAAATTTACTGCCCAATAAAACATCCCCTGTAACATTTGATGTTCTTAATAACATTCCGTACCTCAAGGCGTGTATCAAAGAATCGCTTCGATTAACACCAATAGCTATTGGCAATTTACGAACAATGCACACTGATGTTGTTCTCGGTGGCTACAAAATTCCCAAACAT aCCGATGTAGTGGCTTGTCACAGCGTACTGTCAATGAGTCCCGATCACTTTTCACGGCCAGAAGAATTTTTACCGGAAAGATGGTTGAGAAATAATGATACGGATATAAAAGCTAGTAAGGACGCGCATCCTTTCGCTTACATGCCATTTGGTTTTGGCCCACGTACGTGTATTGGCAGACGATTTGCTGAATTAGAAATGGAAACGCTTACACTAAag ATGTTGCAAAACTTTAAAATGGAATGGCCTAATGATcctcttaaaataaaaagccgGTTTATTAATACAATGGGCTCGcctttacaattaaaattaattgatatctGA
- the LOC130663913 gene encoding cytochrome P450 CYP12A2-like isoform X2, translated as MASKIVIGRVSINSAKSYANIAACPAVEHTTTQNEELSWEQAKPYHQIPGPKSYPIVGNLFKFLPYIGEYGNMPLYEQMKSLNKQYGNIVKLSGVFGRRPSVFLYDPEQCEKMYRLEGVWPMRIAIETMCKYRERNSKVYKGKLGLVGSQGKAWHEFRKNVNQHMMQPRSIKPHVAQVDQVANDFITRIRKLRDVKSFKLPATFNNEMNKWALESICMIAMDHRLGSFEDGLTADSEPQQMIDAVHKMFELFYQLEILPSLWKIYDTPKLNELFKTLDTITRIASKHIDDAKLKFAKYPKSNTNERSVLESLLSIDEQTAYIMALDMLTAGIDTTGNATGLLLYHLSINPRVQEKLREETLNLLPNKTSPVTFDVLNNIPYLKACIKESLRLTPIAIGNLRTMHTDVVLGGYKIPKHTDVVACHSVLSMSPDHFSRPEEFLPERWLRNNDTDIKASKDAHPFAYMPFGFGPRTCIGRRFAELEMETLTLKMLQNFKMEWPNDPLKIKSRFINTMGSPLQLKLIDI; from the exons aTGGCATCGAAGATAGTTATTGGAAGGGTGAGTATCAATTCAGCGAAGAGCTATGCAAATATTGCAGCCTGTCCCGCCGTTGAGCACACAACCACTCAAAACGAAGAATTATCATGGGAACAAGCCAAACCCTATCACCAGATTCCAGGACCCAAATCTTATCCTATCGtcggaaatttatttaaatttttaccttaTATAG gtGAATATGGAAATATGCCGTTGTATGAACAAATGAAATCATTGAATAAACAGTACGGAAATATTGTAAAGCTTTCAGGAGTTTTTGGTAGAAGACCTTCAGTATTTTTGTATGACCCGGAACAATGTGAAAAAATGTATCGTTTGGAGGGGGTTTGGCCAATGAGAATAGCCATTGAAACAATGTGTAAATACCGAGAGAGAAactcaaaagtttataaaggAAAATTGGGACTTGTCGGCAG CCAAGGTAAAGCCTGGCacgaatttagaaaaaatgtgAATCAACATATGATGCAGCCGAGAAGCATCAAGCCCCACGTGGCACAAGTCGACCAAGTTGCCAACGACTTTATCACGAGAATACGAAAACTTCGAGatgtaaaaagttttaaactaCCGGCAACATTCAACAACGAAATGAATAAGTGGGCTCTCGAGT ctATATGTATGATTGCGATGGATCATCGTTTGGGAAGTTTTGAGGACGGGTTAACAGCCGACTCAGAACCACAGCAAATGATTGATGCGGTTCATAAAATGTTTGAGCTTTTCTACCAACTTGAAATTTTGCCCTCATTGTGGAAAATTTATGACACTCCGAAACTTAACGAGTTATTTAAAACACTGGATACTATTACGag AATCGCTTCGAAGCATATAGACGATGCTAAACTAAAGTTTGCCAAGTACCCGAAGAGCAATACAAACGAACGTAGTGTCCTAGAAAGTTTATTGAGTATCGACGAACAAACTGCTTATATTATGGCACTCGATATGCTAACTGCTGGAATTGACacg ACTGGAAACGCTACAGGTTTATTATTGTATCATCTTTCAATAAACCCTCGAGTGCAGGAAAAACTACGAGAGGAAACATTAAATTTACTGCCCAATAAAACATCCCCTGTAACATTTGATGTTCTTAATAACATTCCGTACCTCAAGGCGTGTATCAAAGAATCGCTTCGATTAACACCAATAGCTATTGGCAATTTACGAACAATGCACACTGATGTTGTTCTCGGTGGCTACAAAATTCCCAAACAT aCCGATGTAGTGGCTTGTCACAGCGTACTGTCAATGAGTCCCGATCACTTTTCACGGCCAGAAGAATTTTTACCGGAAAGATGGTTGAGAAATAATGATACGGATATAAAAGCTAGTAAGGACGCGCATCCTTTCGCTTACATGCCATTTGGTTTTGGCCCACGTACGTGTATTGGCAGACGATTTGCTGAATTAGAAATGGAAACGCTTACACTAAag ATGTTGCAAAACTTTAAAATGGAATGGCCTAATGATcctcttaaaataaaaagccgGTTTATTAATACAATGGGCTCGcctttacaattaaaattaattgatat
- the LOC130663915 gene encoding sorting nexin-6 isoform X3, translating to MMDGICDNADILNTAPSKKVIQSDNVDLSDKSLQVDISDALSEKDKVKFTVHTKTTLPEFQKSEFLVVRQHEEFVWLHDRFEEEEEYAGYIIPPCPPRPDFDASREKLQKLGEGEGNMTREEFTKMKQELEAEYLATFKKTVAMHEMFLTRLAHHPVFRNDHNLRVFLEYDQDLCVRGKNKIEIFGGLVKSLSKTTDEYYLSATVKDVNDFFDQELAFLQQYHNNLKEATSRADRQTTKHKDVADSYIKISTNLLQLATTDSGKLERFLTKIAETFEKIRKVEGRVASDEDLKLSDTLRYYMRDTAAAKRLLVRRLKALHTYETANRTLEKARARNKDVHAAEKAQTEACEKFEQMSDKGKEELTDFKTRRIAAFRKNLIELTELEIKHAKTHADLLKKCLLVLREE from the exons ATGATG GACGGAATCTGTGATAATGCagacattttaaatactgCGCCTTCCAAAaag GTTATTCAGTCGGACAACGTTGACTTGAGTGACAAGTCATTGCAAGTTGACATATCGGACGCACTGAGTGAAAAAGACAAAGTTAAATTTACGGTCCATACAAAAACAACATTACCGGAGTTTCAGAAATCAGAGTTTCTTGTTGTGAGGCAGCATGAAGAATTTGTGTGGCTGCACGACCGATTTGAAGAGGAAGAGGAATATGCTGGTTACATT attccgCCATGCCCGCCAAGGCCAGATTTTGATGCGTCACGTGAAAAATTACAGAAACTCGGTGAAGGTGAAGGAAATATGACCCGGGAAGAATTTACTAAAATGAAACAAGAATTGGAAGC tGAATACTTggctacatttaaaaaaacagtaGCAATGCACGAAATGTTTTTAACACGTTTAGCTCATCATCCAGTATTTCGAAATGATCATAATTTACGCGTATTTCTTGAATACGATCAAGATTTATGTGTTCGTGGTAAAAacaaaatagaaatatttggCGGTTTAGTTAAATCGTTATCTAAAACAACTGATGAATACTATCTATCAGCAACTGTTAAAGATGTTAACGATTTCTTTGATCAAGAGTTGGCATTTTTACAGCAGTATCACAACAATCTTAAAGAAGCTACATCTCGCGCAGATCGACAAACAACGAAACATAAAGATGTCGCTGattcgtatattaaaatttcgacGAATTTACTGCAATTAGCGACTACCGATTCCGGAAAATTGGAAAGGTTTCTAACTAAAATTGCTGagacttttgaaaaaattcgt AAAGTTGAAGGCAGAGTCGCATCAGATGAAGATCTTAAACTATCAGATACACTCAGATATTATATGAGAGATACTGCTGCAGCAAAACGTTTACTTGTCAGAAGATTGAAAGCTTTACATACTTACGAAACAGCTAATCGTACATTAGAAAAAGCCCGTGCTCGTAACAAAGACGTTCATGCg GCCGAGAAAGCTCAAACAGAAGCTTGTGAAAAATTCGAGCAAATGTCTGACAAAGGAAAAGAAG aaCTGACGGACTTCAAAACTCGACGAATAGCcgcttttagaaaaaatttaattgaattaactGAATTGGAAATAAAACATGCTAag acACATGCGGATTTGctcaaaaaatgtttacttgTGTTGAGAGAAGAATga
- the LOC130663912 gene encoding non-lysosomal glucosylceramidase, whose product MSEVDNKHKKIPQYGLILSMDHKYPEQWKQTLRVGWREFFRLFGLGLRYLSYCSQVAREGRMPLMDYSNLVNDRQIYGVPIGGIGTGSIGRGFNGEFRRYALIPGIYRYETALANQFIVTVRDTHGKTIYHQVLSPLSRGKYLSSWKWGFDGKNAKYTGLFPRSWTEYDIKEINVKLICRQISPVIPNNYKDSSLPCAAFIWEIINESNVDLDVSITFTFQSGMGSTSIPGEKWTECFEYKNEVRGVMIHQELKGMPCTYAIASKASTSDVDISWTLIFDPFGDGRDLWELLERTGKLNTSPTQPKSSPTQKHVGCAVCSSLRVQANSAREIEFCLVWDIPKVQFHYKLRQYLRYYTKYFNNDKETVAQEICHYALMNYNSWEYDIYNWQRPVLDDIDLPDWYKSALFNELYYVVDGGTVWLRTDETDKFQNSDPRIEYGRFAYLEGHEYRMYNTYDVHFYASFALAQLWPNLQASLQYDIRDSIQIEDPSLRTTFYDGTKSKRKAKGFVPHDIGDPDEEPFKMLNAYPIHDISNWKDLNSKFILTCYRDFILMGDKKMLRDFWLSIKDVLEQSLAWDTDHDGLIENSGFPDQTYDTWIMQGPSAYCGSLWLAALCCSLEIAKLLNDTEFIDKYTEILKKGKKAFQDKLWNGSYYNFDCSKSDHRLCIMSDQLCGQLFLQACKFNHQIFPEDQVKSSLKTIYENNVLKYRDGYQGAVNGFLPTGSIDTMTIQSEEMWTGVSYALAALMIHEDMLEEGLRTAEGVYRTVWEQIGLGFQTPEALYEKGGYRSVGYMRPLSIWAIHQALTYKKQLVNEAADTKL is encoded by the exons atGTCCGAAGTAGacaataaacataaaaaaattcctcagTATGGTTTGATATTGTCAATGGATCATAAATATCCAGAACAGTGGAAACAAACTCTGCGTGTCGGCTGGAGGgaattttttcgacttttcggcTTGGGACTGag ATATCTGTCATACTGTTCTCAAGTTGCCCGAGAAGGCCGTATGCCACTGATGGATTATTCAAATCTCGTCAATGATCGTCAAATTTACG GAGTACCAATTGGTGGAATAGGGACAGGGTCGATAGGGCGTGGATTCAATGGAGAATTTCGTCGGTACGCATTGATACCGGGAATTTATAGATACGAGACAGCACTTGCTAATCAATTTATTGTCACTGTTCGAGACACTCATGGCAAGACAATCTATCATCAAGTTTTATCGCCACTTTC CCGAGGCAAATATTTGTCTTCGTGGAAGTGGGGATTTGACGGTAAAAATGCTAAATATACTGGCCTGTTTCCACGCTCCTGGACAGAATACGATATCAAAGAAATAAATGTTAAACTCATTTGTCGTCAAATATCCCCCGTAAttccaaataattataaagacaGTTCTCTGCCGTGTGCCGCCTTCATTTGggaaataattaatgagtCAAATGTTGATCTTGATGTCAGCATTACATTCACATTTCAAAGTGGTATGGGCAGTACTTCAATTCCAG GGGAAAAATGGACCGAAtgttttgaatataaaaatgaagttaGGGGGGTGATGATACATCAAGAATTGAAGGGTATGCCTTGCACGTATGCAATAGCTTCAAAAGCTAGTACGAGTGACGTTGACATTTCATGGACGTTGATATTCGATCCCTTTGGCGACGGGAGGGATCTATGGGAGTTACTTGAACGTACCGGCAAACTTAATACCTCACCAACCCAACCTAAATCTTCCCCAACac AGAAACATGTCGGATGTGCGGTATGCTCGTCTCTGCGTGTTCAGGCAAATAGCGCACgagaaattgaattttgtttAGTTTGGGATATTCCTAAAGTTCAATTTCACTATAAACTTCGGCAATATTTAAG AtattatacaaaatatttcaataacgATAAAGAAACAGTAGCACAAGAAATATGTCATTATGCATTGATGAATTATAATTCATGGGAATACGATATTTACAATTGGCAACGACCGGTATTGGATGATATTGATTTACCTGACTGGTATAAAAGCGCGCTGTTCAATGAATTGTATTACGTCGTCGATGGAGGCACCGTTTGGTTGCGAACTGATGAAAccgataaatttcaaaattccgaTCCaag aatcgaGTACGGTCGTTTCGCGTATCTAGAGGGTCATGAATACCGAATGTATAATACATATGACGTTCATTTTTATGCTTCATTTGCGTTGGCACAGCTGTGGCCAAATTTACAAGCCAGTTTACAGTACGATATTCGTGATTCTATTCAAATTGAGGACCCATCTCTGCGTACAACTTTTTACGATGGTACTAAATCTAAACGTAAAGCCAAAGGTTTTGTGCCACACGACATCGGGGATCCTG atgaagaaccatttaaaatgttaaatgCATATCCTATTCATGATATAAGTAATTGGAaggatttaaattcaaaattcatacTTACTTGTTACAGAGACTTTATTTTAATGGGtgacaaaaaaatgttgagaGATTTCTGGCTATCCATCAAagac GTCTTGGAACAAAGTCTTGCATGGGATACTGACCATGATGGTCTTATAGAAAATAGTGGTTTTCCAGATCAGACTTATGATACCTGGATAATGCAAGGCCCAAg CGCTTACTGCGGTAGTCTGTGGTTAGCGGCACTCTGCTGCTCTTTGGAAATCGCAAAACTGTTAAATGATACCGAGTTTATCGACAAGTATacggaaatattaaaaaaaggaaaaaaggCATTTCAAGATAAATTATGgaatg GTAGTTATTATAATTTCGATTGTAGTAAATCGGATCATCGGCTTTGTATTATGAGCGATCAGCTTTGTGGTCAATTATTTTTGCAAGCGTGTAAATTTAATCATCAG atatttccGGAAGATCAAGTTAAATCatcattaaaaacaatttacgaAAATAATGTTCTCAAGTATCGAGATGGTTATCAAGGTGCGGTTAATGGTTTTCTTCCAACCGGTTCTATCGATACGATGACTATACAGAGCGAAGAAATGTGGACTGGTGTCAGTTATGCACTTGCCGCTTTAATGATACATGag gaTATGCTTGAGGAAGGTTTACGTACAGCAGAGGGAGTATATCGAACAGTCTGGGAGCAAATAGGTTTAGGTTTTCAAACACCTGAAGCACTTTATGAAAAAGGTGGATATCGATCGGTCGGTTACATGAGACCTTTATCTATTTGGGCTATTCACCAAGCGCTCACTTATAAAAAACAACTTGTCAATGAAGCCGCTGATACTAAATTATAA
- the LOC130663915 gene encoding sorting nexin-6 isoform X1 encodes MLQDGICDNADILNTAPSKKVIQSDNVDLSDKSLQVDISDALSEKDKVKFTVHTKTTLPEFQKSEFLVVRQHEEFVWLHDRFEEEEEYAGYIIPPCPPRPDFDASREKLQKLGEGEGNMTREEFTKMKQELEAEYLATFKKTVAMHEMFLTRLAHHPVFRNDHNLRVFLEYDQDLCVRGKNKIEIFGGLVKSLSKTTDEYYLSATVKDVNDFFDQELAFLQQYHNNLKEATSRADRQTTKHKDVADSYIKISTNLLQLATTDSGKLERFLTKIAETFEKIRKVEGRVASDEDLKLSDTLRYYMRDTAAAKRLLVRRLKALHTYETANRTLEKARARNKDVHAALEVAEAEKAQTEACEKFEQMSDKGKEELTDFKTRRIAAFRKNLIELTELEIKHAKTHADLLKKCLLVLREE; translated from the exons atgttGCAGGACGGAATCTGTGATAATGCagacattttaaatactgCGCCTTCCAAAaag GTTATTCAGTCGGACAACGTTGACTTGAGTGACAAGTCATTGCAAGTTGACATATCGGACGCACTGAGTGAAAAAGACAAAGTTAAATTTACGGTCCATACAAAAACAACATTACCGGAGTTTCAGAAATCAGAGTTTCTTGTTGTGAGGCAGCATGAAGAATTTGTGTGGCTGCACGACCGATTTGAAGAGGAAGAGGAATATGCTGGTTACATT attccgCCATGCCCGCCAAGGCCAGATTTTGATGCGTCACGTGAAAAATTACAGAAACTCGGTGAAGGTGAAGGAAATATGACCCGGGAAGAATTTACTAAAATGAAACAAGAATTGGAAGC tGAATACTTggctacatttaaaaaaacagtaGCAATGCACGAAATGTTTTTAACACGTTTAGCTCATCATCCAGTATTTCGAAATGATCATAATTTACGCGTATTTCTTGAATACGATCAAGATTTATGTGTTCGTGGTAAAAacaaaatagaaatatttggCGGTTTAGTTAAATCGTTATCTAAAACAACTGATGAATACTATCTATCAGCAACTGTTAAAGATGTTAACGATTTCTTTGATCAAGAGTTGGCATTTTTACAGCAGTATCACAACAATCTTAAAGAAGCTACATCTCGCGCAGATCGACAAACAACGAAACATAAAGATGTCGCTGattcgtatattaaaatttcgacGAATTTACTGCAATTAGCGACTACCGATTCCGGAAAATTGGAAAGGTTTCTAACTAAAATTGCTGagacttttgaaaaaattcgt AAAGTTGAAGGCAGAGTCGCATCAGATGAAGATCTTAAACTATCAGATACACTCAGATATTATATGAGAGATACTGCTGCAGCAAAACGTTTACTTGTCAGAAGATTGAAAGCTTTACATACTTACGAAACAGCTAATCGTACATTAGAAAAAGCCCGTGCTCGTAACAAAGACGTTCATGCg GCACTGGAGGTTGCTGAG GCCGAGAAAGCTCAAACAGAAGCTTGTGAAAAATTCGAGCAAATGTCTGACAAAGGAAAAGAAG aaCTGACGGACTTCAAAACTCGACGAATAGCcgcttttagaaaaaatttaattgaattaactGAATTGGAAATAAAACATGCTAag acACATGCGGATTTGctcaaaaaatgtttacttgTGTTGAGAGAAGAATga
- the LOC130663915 gene encoding sorting nexin-6 isoform X2, whose product MMDGICDNADILNTAPSKKVIQSDNVDLSDKSLQVDISDALSEKDKVKFTVHTKTTLPEFQKSEFLVVRQHEEFVWLHDRFEEEEEYAGYIIPPCPPRPDFDASREKLQKLGEGEGNMTREEFTKMKQELEAEYLATFKKTVAMHEMFLTRLAHHPVFRNDHNLRVFLEYDQDLCVRGKNKIEIFGGLVKSLSKTTDEYYLSATVKDVNDFFDQELAFLQQYHNNLKEATSRADRQTTKHKDVADSYIKISTNLLQLATTDSGKLERFLTKIAETFEKIRKVEGRVASDEDLKLSDTLRYYMRDTAAAKRLLVRRLKALHTYETANRTLEKARARNKDVHAALEVAEAEKAQTEACEKFEQMSDKGKEELTDFKTRRIAAFRKNLIELTELEIKHAKTHADLLKKCLLVLREE is encoded by the exons ATGATG GACGGAATCTGTGATAATGCagacattttaaatactgCGCCTTCCAAAaag GTTATTCAGTCGGACAACGTTGACTTGAGTGACAAGTCATTGCAAGTTGACATATCGGACGCACTGAGTGAAAAAGACAAAGTTAAATTTACGGTCCATACAAAAACAACATTACCGGAGTTTCAGAAATCAGAGTTTCTTGTTGTGAGGCAGCATGAAGAATTTGTGTGGCTGCACGACCGATTTGAAGAGGAAGAGGAATATGCTGGTTACATT attccgCCATGCCCGCCAAGGCCAGATTTTGATGCGTCACGTGAAAAATTACAGAAACTCGGTGAAGGTGAAGGAAATATGACCCGGGAAGAATTTACTAAAATGAAACAAGAATTGGAAGC tGAATACTTggctacatttaaaaaaacagtaGCAATGCACGAAATGTTTTTAACACGTTTAGCTCATCATCCAGTATTTCGAAATGATCATAATTTACGCGTATTTCTTGAATACGATCAAGATTTATGTGTTCGTGGTAAAAacaaaatagaaatatttggCGGTTTAGTTAAATCGTTATCTAAAACAACTGATGAATACTATCTATCAGCAACTGTTAAAGATGTTAACGATTTCTTTGATCAAGAGTTGGCATTTTTACAGCAGTATCACAACAATCTTAAAGAAGCTACATCTCGCGCAGATCGACAAACAACGAAACATAAAGATGTCGCTGattcgtatattaaaatttcgacGAATTTACTGCAATTAGCGACTACCGATTCCGGAAAATTGGAAAGGTTTCTAACTAAAATTGCTGagacttttgaaaaaattcgt AAAGTTGAAGGCAGAGTCGCATCAGATGAAGATCTTAAACTATCAGATACACTCAGATATTATATGAGAGATACTGCTGCAGCAAAACGTTTACTTGTCAGAAGATTGAAAGCTTTACATACTTACGAAACAGCTAATCGTACATTAGAAAAAGCCCGTGCTCGTAACAAAGACGTTCATGCg GCACTGGAGGTTGCTGAG GCCGAGAAAGCTCAAACAGAAGCTTGTGAAAAATTCGAGCAAATGTCTGACAAAGGAAAAGAAG aaCTGACGGACTTCAAAACTCGACGAATAGCcgcttttagaaaaaatttaattgaattaactGAATTGGAAATAAAACATGCTAag acACATGCGGATTTGctcaaaaaatgtttacttgTGTTGAGAGAAGAATga
- the LOC130663918 gene encoding ras-related protein Rab-2, producing the protein MSYAYLFKYIIIGDTGVGKSCLLLQFTDKRFQPVHDLTIGVEFGARMITIDGKQIKLQIWDTAGQEAFRSITRSYYRGAAGALLVYDITRRETFNHLTTWLEDARQHSNSNMVIMLIGNKSDLDARREVRREEGEAFAREHGLVFMETSAKTAANVEEAFINTAKEIYEKIQEGVFDINNEANGIKIGPQHSPTSPGGLSGTGGQGNAQGGGCC; encoded by the exons atgtcgTACGCATATCTTTTCAAGTATATAATAATTGGCGATACtg GTGTTGGTAAATCATGTCTACTATTACAATTTACTGATAAACGTTTTCAACCAGTACATGATCTGACAATTGGAGTCGAATTTGGTGCACGTATGATAACTATTGATGgcaaacaaattaaattacaaatttggGATAcg gcaGGACAAGAAGCTTTCCGTTCAATAACAAGATCATACTACCGTGGAGCAGCTGGTGCTCTACTAGTTTACGACATAACGCGTCGTGAGACATTTAATCACTTAACAACATGGTTGGAAGATGCAAGGCAACACTCAAACTCAAACATGGTAATTATGTTGATTGGTAACAAGAGTGATCTCGATGCACGGCGAGAAGTCCGCAGAGAAGAGGGTGAGGCGTTTGCACGTGAACACGGATTAGTTTTTATGGAAACTAGTGCCAAGACAGCTGCCAATGTTGAAGAGGCATTCATAAATACTGCCAaagaaatttatgaaaaaattcaagaagGCGTCTTTGATATCAACAACGAG gctaatggaataaaaatagGACCACAGCATTCACCAACAAGTCCCGGAGGTTTATCAGGAACCGGCGGTCAAGGTAATGCACAAGGCGGTGGTTGTTGCTAG
- the LOC130663917 gene encoding pro-resilin-like: MKVIIILSIATSVSLGSLEPEGYKPPHSAGQSDHYLPASLSSSSHRSILPNQGLTPESHYLPTSYQSPSQNNNQYTGGAVGAGVASGAGVIGVVGVVGASSAGGQPRQSNVLASGNINQPPGNYYPSSPIGYPDESFAGYDIHQPLAKYEFEYRVNDEYGNDYSHKESRNGDDSTQGVYTVLLPDGRKQIVHYTADQDGYKPKITYEESATGYGQGGYQY, from the exons ATGAAG gtgataattattttatcaatagcAACGTCTGTGTCACTGGGAAGTTTGGAGCCGGAGGGTTATAAACCACCACACTCTGCTGGCCAATCAGATCATTATTTACCAGCATCATTATCCTCGTCAAGTCACCGTAGTATTTTACCAAACCAAGGACTAACACCAGAATCCCATTATCTCCCGACGAGTTACCAAAGTCCATCTCAAAAT AATAATCAGTACACTGGGGGTGCCGTTGGAGCTGGGGTTGCTAGCGGAGCTGGTGTCATTGGTGTCGTTGGTGTCGTTGGTGCTTCCAGTGCTGGTGGACAACCTCGACAGTCTAACGTTCTCGCCAGTGGAAACATAAATCAACCACCTGGAAATTACTATCCTTCCAGTCCAATCGGGTATCCTGATGAAAGCTTTGCGGGCTACGACATTCACCAA ccATTAGCCAAATACGAATTCGAGTATCGCGTTAACGACGAATATGGAAATGACTACAGTCACAAAGAAAGTAGAAATGGCGATGATTCTACCCAGGGAGTTTACACAGTTTTATTACCTGATGGACGCAAACAAATTGTTCACTACACTGCTGACCAGGATGGTTACAAGCCCAAAATTACTTACGAAGAATCCGCAACTGGTTATGGTCAAGGAGGATATCAGTATTag